Proteins encoded by one window of Cylindrospermum stagnale PCC 7417:
- a CDS encoding HlyD family secretion protein, producing the protein MNSLGREENYFWNRFNEPIPEQLHLVEANEFLPHINKWTSIGGGVMLTIFVAGMSLTSVLHYNVTVKVPATIRPVGELRVVQSAISGTVQEIGVQNNQVVNQGDAIAYVDDSRLQTQKSQLQNSIQQGQLQLGQINAQLGEINTQIVSQTNLINRTISSAQAELSGTQRNYDDQKIKATAEMTQAEAALALAKVQLERLRRDKVLTATVEEAQAALELAQVQRERLLPIVASGAVPRSLFEEKEQALKSAQAKLEQAKATAKNLLEDKEQALQVAQTNLDKAKTAINPHNSAVTVASERIRQEQARGEGTVAGLKRERESLLQQRLEVQKQLVRTRQELQQIGTDLSKSVIRAPISGVLLQLNLRNPGQVVQPSEAIAQIAPLDTPLQIKAYVQAKDIDKVQTGQKVQMQVSACPYPDYGTLKGIVKNVAPDALAVNKNNPATAYEVTIEPETLYVGRGEHLCDLKSGMEGRADIISRRETVLQFILRKGRIITDL; encoded by the coding sequence GTGAACTCCTTAGGCCGTGAGGAAAACTATTTTTGGAATCGTTTTAATGAACCGATTCCAGAGCAGCTGCATTTAGTTGAAGCTAATGAGTTTCTCCCCCATATCAATAAATGGACTAGCATCGGCGGGGGAGTGATGCTGACGATCTTTGTGGCAGGGATGAGTCTCACATCTGTGCTCCACTACAATGTTACGGTCAAAGTCCCTGCAACTATCCGACCTGTGGGTGAACTGCGGGTTGTTCAGTCGGCTATTAGCGGCACTGTGCAAGAGATTGGTGTGCAAAACAATCAGGTGGTGAATCAGGGGGATGCGATCGCTTATGTTGATGATTCCCGCCTACAAACTCAAAAGAGCCAACTACAAAACAGTATTCAGCAAGGTCAATTACAACTCGGTCAAATCAACGCTCAACTGGGTGAAATCAATACTCAGATTGTCTCCCAAACAAACTTAATTAACCGCACAATCTCGTCTGCACAAGCGGAGCTAAGTGGCACTCAACGCAACTATGACGATCAGAAAATTAAAGCTACTGCGGAAATGACACAAGCAGAAGCCGCCTTGGCATTAGCCAAGGTGCAACTTGAGCGATTGCGGCGGGATAAAGTCTTAACGGCAACTGTGGAAGAAGCACAAGCCGCCTTGGAGTTAGCCCAAGTGCAACGAGAGCGATTGCTGCCGATAGTTGCATCGGGAGCAGTTCCTCGCAGTCTATTTGAGGAAAAAGAGCAAGCCCTGAAGTCTGCCCAAGCCAAGCTAGAACAAGCCAAAGCTACTGCTAAAAATCTTTTGGAGGATAAAGAACAAGCCCTTCAGGTGGCCCAAACAAATCTAGACAAAGCTAAAACCGCGATCAATCCTCATAATTCTGCCGTTACCGTGGCATCTGAACGGATTAGGCAAGAACAGGCAAGGGGTGAGGGCACTGTAGCTGGGTTGAAAAGAGAAAGAGAGTCTTTGCTTCAGCAGCGTTTGGAAGTACAAAAGCAACTCGTTCGCACTCGCCAAGAACTGCAACAAATAGGAACTGACTTAAGTAAGAGTGTGATTCGAGCGCCGATTTCCGGTGTATTGCTGCAACTGAATCTCCGCAACCCAGGGCAGGTAGTTCAACCAAGTGAAGCGATCGCCCAAATTGCTCCCCTCGATACTCCTTTACAAATTAAGGCTTATGTCCAGGCTAAAGATATTGACAAGGTGCAAACAGGTCAAAAAGTCCAGATGCAGGTTTCTGCTTGTCCTTATCCAGACTACGGAACTCTCAAGGGAATTGTGAAAAACGTGGCACCAGATGCCCTAGCAGTAAACAAAAACAATCCAGCTACTGCTTACGAGGTGACTATTGAGCCAGAAACCCTCTATGTGGGTAGAGGGGAGCACTTGTGTGATCTGAAATCGGGAATGGAGGGTCGCGCTGATATTATCTCCCGTCGGGAAACTGTACTTCAATTCATTCTCAGAAAAGGAAGAATAATCACAGATTTGTAA
- a CDS encoding CTB family bacteriocin: MPDQIIASELFVELSVHEQELVSGGADFGLSSTNFAQKVVFSLESTASTPLGSNAYSLSWDQAINTAAQNLIGLGGSIPGKITALPPPPIL, translated from the coding sequence ATGCCAGATCAAATCATAGCATCCGAGTTGTTTGTCGAGTTATCTGTTCATGAACAGGAGCTTGTATCTGGTGGCGCTGACTTTGGTCTGAGTAGTACTAATTTTGCCCAGAAAGTTGTATTTTCTCTGGAGTCAACCGCTTCCACTCCCCTAGGCAGCAATGCCTATTCTCTTAGCTGGGATCAGGCCATTAATACTGCGGCCCAAAATCTCATAGGACTGGGTGGAAGCATTCCTGGGAAGATTACAGCCTTACCTCCCCCACCTATTTTGTAA
- a CDS encoding CTB family bacteriocin, with amino-acid sequence MSDHIIAFELFVSLSDQQQELFSGGQNLAFGGGQPINPLGNAIRDGSELKFSKKTTQGATASGPAGSTGDSFAQGSGGATSASDSMIIPPFVASTETK; translated from the coding sequence ATGTCAGATCACATTATTGCATTCGAGTTGTTTGTCTCGTTATCTGATCAGCAACAAGAACTTTTCTCTGGTGGACAGAATCTTGCATTTGGCGGTGGTCAACCAATAAATCCTCTGGGTAACGCTATACGAGACGGTTCAGAACTTAAATTCTCCAAAAAAACTACGCAGGGGGCAACTGCTTCTGGCCCTGCTGGCAGCACCGGTGACTCATTTGCCCAGGGTTCAGGCGGTGCTACCTCTGCAAGCGATTCGATGATCATTCCACCTTTTGTCGCCAGTACGGAAACAAAGTGA
- a CDS encoding CTB family bacteriocin, which produces MSHLIMAVELFIELCDEQQELLVGGADSELSKSNFTQRVVNQLGTTTSGPLGNTANSTLQNNYISNSAQALLGSGGAIPTGIGALAPATLLGADDAPSAATGPLNSTTNSGQISTVAP; this is translated from the coding sequence ATGTCGCATCTAATCATGGCTGTTGAGTTGTTTATTGAGTTATGTGATGAACAACAAGAGCTTCTAGTCGGTGGCGCCGACTCTGAGCTGAGTAAAAGCAATTTTACTCAAAGAGTCGTCAATCAACTGGGGACAACTACTTCGGGTCCTTTAGGCAACACTGCCAACTCAACTCTCCAGAATAATTACATCAGTAACTCTGCACAAGCTTTGTTAGGCTCTGGTGGAGCTATTCCTACAGGTATTGGTGCCTTAGCTCCTGCAACTCTACTTGGTGCAGATGATGCCCCATCTGCCGCTACAGGCCCACTCAACAGCACCACAAACTCAGGGCAAATATCCACTGTTGCCCCTTAA
- a CDS encoding CTB family bacteriocin, which produces MSNPINASELFVALSDEQQQLLTGGADFELSNSNFANRINALRGSTASGPGGSFANSAATSNITNTAAQDFLGLGGLIPTDIGALPPPPTL; this is translated from the coding sequence ATGTCAAATCCAATCAATGCATCCGAGTTGTTTGTCGCCTTATCTGATGAACAACAACAGTTACTAACTGGTGGCGCTGACTTTGAACTGAGTAATAGCAATTTCGCGAACAGAATTAACGCTTTACGGGGATCAACTGCCTCTGGACCGGGTGGCAGCTTCGCTAACTCCGCAGCAACTAGTAATATAACCAATACAGCGGCACAAGATTTCTTAGGTTTGGGTGGACTCATTCCTACAGACATAGGAGCTTTACCCCCCCCACCAACTCTTTAA
- a CDS encoding CTB family bacteriocin, which translates to MSNQINSSELFVALSDEQQELLAGGADFELSNSNFANRLATLQGTTASGPGGSTGNSAAINNATNTAAQDFLGLGGTIPTGIGALAPAPELGVGEGVAPVAPVPGAIAAVPGAIAAVPPAGI; encoded by the coding sequence ATGTCAAATCAAATCAATTCATCCGAGTTGTTTGTCGCATTATCTGATGAACAACAAGAGCTTCTAGCTGGTGGTGCCGACTTTGAGCTGAGTAACAGCAATTTCGCGAACAGACTGGCAACTTTACAAGGGACAACTGCTTCCGGACCTGGTGGCAGCACAGGTAACTCTGCCGCGATTAATAATGCAACCAATACCGCAGCACAAGATTTCTTGGGCTTGGGTGGAACCATTCCTACGGGTATTGGCGCATTGGCTCCTGCACCTGAACTTGGTGTTGGTGAAGGTGTAGCCCCAGTAGCCCCAGTCCCCGGTGCAATAGCCGCAGTCCCCGGTGCAATAGCCGCAGTCCCACCAGCGGGTATCTAA
- a CDS encoding CTB family bacteriocin, with the protein MSNLIISSELFVVLSDEQQELLAGGADFELSNSNFANRLANLQGATASGPGGSTGNSSAINNATNTAAQDFLGLGGTIPTGIGALAPAPELGVGVGAAAPEAAGGGGAPTGIVVNPAGT; encoded by the coding sequence ATGTCTAATCTAATCATTTCATCTGAGCTGTTTGTCGTGTTATCTGATGAACAACAAGAACTTCTAGCTGGTGGTGCCGACTTTGAGTTGAGTAACAGCAATTTCGCGAACAGACTGGCAAATTTACAAGGGGCAACTGCTTCCGGACCGGGTGGTAGCACCGGTAACTCTTCCGCGATTAATAATGCAACTAATACCGCAGCACAAGATTTCTTGGGCTTGGGTGGAACCATTCCTACAGGCATTGGCGCATTGGCTCCTGCACCTGAACTTGGTGTTGGTGTAGGTGCAGCGGCCCCAGAAGCAGCCGGTGGTGGTGGTGCTCCTACAGGCATCGTTGTTAACCCTGCCGGAACTTAG
- a CDS encoding diacylglycerol/polyprenol kinase family protein translates to MLSTFAGLEFIPPLWLQIAPAAIWVLFIILLAWAVSHFTNSEPEIIRKIVHIGTGHVILIAWWLDIPASVGITASILASAITLLSYLLPILPGINSVGRQSLGTFFYAVSIGVLVACFWHLQQPQYAALGIMIMAWGDGLAALIGQRFGKHKYKIFGSQKSWEGSLTMTLVSYLVCSLILLGTQGNIWQTWVISLLVAVIATALEAFSFLGIDNLTVPLGSAALAFSLTQLLAIN, encoded by the coding sequence TTGTTGAGTACATTTGCCGGTTTAGAGTTCATTCCCCCCTTATGGCTGCAAATTGCACCTGCTGCAATTTGGGTTTTGTTCATTATCCTCCTCGCTTGGGCGGTAAGTCACTTTACCAATAGCGAACCCGAAATCATCCGCAAAATAGTTCATATTGGCACCGGTCATGTAATACTCATCGCTTGGTGGCTAGATATCCCCGCCAGCGTAGGGATTACAGCTTCAATTTTAGCGAGTGCTATCACCTTATTGTCTTACCTCTTGCCAATTCTCCCCGGTATTAATAGCGTCGGCCGCCAAAGTTTAGGAACATTTTTTTACGCCGTCAGCATCGGCGTTTTAGTTGCTTGCTTTTGGCACTTGCAACAACCCCAGTACGCCGCCCTAGGCATTATGATTATGGCCTGGGGAGACGGACTAGCAGCCTTAATTGGGCAGCGCTTTGGTAAACATAAGTATAAAATTTTCGGGTCACAAAAAAGTTGGGAAGGTTCTCTAACAATGACCCTCGTTAGCTATCTCGTCTGTAGTTTAATTTTACTAGGAACACAAGGAAACATTTGGCAAACTTGGGTGATATCACTGTTAGTAGCAGTTATCGCCACTGCTTTAGAAGCATTTTCGTTTCTGGGTATTGACAATTTGACAGTTCCTCTAGGTAGTGCAGCACTAGCTTTTAGCTTAACTCAGCTACTAGCAATTAACTGA
- the yidD gene encoding membrane protein insertion efficiency factor YidD, producing MKILLIWLIKGYRMFISPLFPPTCRFQPTCSMYAMEAVERFGVLRGGWMATRRILRCHPFHPGGYDPVPEKAVKSSCCEDE from the coding sequence ATGAAAATATTATTGATTTGGCTGATTAAAGGCTATCGAATGTTTATTTCGCCGTTGTTTCCCCCGACTTGTCGCTTTCAACCAACTTGTTCGATGTATGCGATGGAAGCAGTTGAACGTTTTGGGGTCTTGCGCGGTGGCTGGATGGCTACTCGGCGGATTTTGCGCTGTCATCCGTTTCATCCGGGGGGTTATGATCCGGTGCCGGAGAAGGCGGTAAAATCGTCTTGTTGTGAAGATGAATAA
- a CDS encoding M15 family metallopeptidase, giving the protein MRPYHQVTIIECGEPLVEIPLELFAVESPHPYEKLGANYGEYSPYYLRQSVVERLLSAQNFLQLLRPDWRIQIFDAYRPVAVQQFMVDYSFGLALRERGLIEADLSPQQREEIWRVVYEIWAAPSLDEKTPPPHSTGGAVDINLVDAGGNIVNMGSPIDEMSARSHPDYYADSDQQYHANRQLLLDVMLKAGFERNPREWWHFSFGDQMWAWLHNQSNPANPVTASYGRLA; this is encoded by the coding sequence ATGCGACCTTATCATCAAGTCACGATTATTGAATGTGGCGAACCATTAGTAGAGATTCCTTTAGAACTGTTTGCGGTGGAATCTCCTCATCCTTATGAAAAATTAGGTGCTAATTACGGGGAATACTCGCCTTATTATCTCCGCCAAAGTGTGGTCGAACGGTTGTTGTCAGCGCAAAATTTTTTACAATTGCTGCGTCCTGATTGGCGGATTCAAATTTTTGATGCTTATCGTCCGGTGGCTGTGCAGCAGTTTATGGTTGATTATAGTTTTGGGTTGGCGTTGCGGGAAAGGGGATTGATTGAGGCGGATTTGTCACCCCAGCAACGTGAGGAGATTTGGCGGGTGGTTTATGAGATTTGGGCTGCACCGAGTTTGGATGAAAAAACTCCGCCTCCTCACAGTACGGGGGGGGCGGTGGATATCAATCTGGTGGATGCTGGGGGAAATATTGTGAATATGGGTTCGCCGATTGATGAGATGTCGGCGCGATCGCATCCCGATTATTATGCTGATAGTGATCAGCAGTATCATGCTAACCGTCAATTATTGCTGGATGTGATGCTAAAAGCTGGATTTGAACGCAATCCAAGAGAGTGGTGGCATTTTTCATTTGGTGATCAAATGTGGGCTTGGTTGCATAATCAATCAAATCCAGCTAATCCTGTGACAGCGAGTTATGGACGTTTGGCCTAG
- a CDS encoding TspO/MBR family protein, with protein MIKSWMIIGAVAFLVASAANLITPSDRQWFKRLQRPRWLTFEAAIPLIWTVIFICGAWSAYIVWEHNPGTSTTELMMGLYLLLEIFTIAYTPVMFRLRSLKVGTILGATGFIICVLVTLAVLPISGWAALLLVPYLLWSPIGTYTTWLMSKLNPEDA; from the coding sequence ATGATTAAATCTTGGATGATAATTGGGGCAGTGGCTTTTTTAGTTGCCTCAGCAGCTAACTTGATTACGCCGAGCGATCGCCAATGGTTCAAGCGCTTACAACGTCCCAGATGGCTAACCTTTGAAGCCGCAATTCCCCTGATCTGGACTGTGATCTTTATCTGCGGCGCTTGGTCAGCTTATATTGTTTGGGAACACAACCCAGGAACCAGCACCACAGAGTTAATGATGGGTTTATACCTGCTTCTGGAAATTTTTACCATAGCTTACACTCCTGTAATGTTCAGGCTTCGCAGTCTGAAAGTAGGGACAATTCTCGGTGCTACAGGTTTTATCATCTGTGTTTTAGTTACCCTTGCAGTCTTACCGATTTCTGGTTGGGCAGCATTATTACTAGTTCCTTATTTACTCTGGAGTCCCATTGGCACTTATACCACTTGGCTAATGAGTAAACTTAATCCTGAAGATGCTTAA
- a CDS encoding response regulator has translation MTNLNLPADKSPLRLLIVEDDPMMQLGLEQSLMAQPQLEIVGQAEDGYLGVQLALQLKPDLVVMDIGLPRLDGIAATQQIKAALPETHVVMLTSHQTETEIIAALSSGADAYCIKGASIERLLSAIAAAVDGAAYLDPQIARRVIDNLKPPSIINNTANLSGRELEVLKLIVDGLSNPEIAAKLYLSPNTVKTHVRGIMNKLAVDDRVKAAVVALRSGLV, from the coding sequence ATGACGAACCTAAATTTGCCGGCGGATAAGTCCCCTTTGCGCTTGTTAATTGTCGAAGATGATCCAATGATGCAACTGGGGCTAGAACAATCATTAATGGCTCAACCCCAATTGGAGATCGTCGGCCAAGCAGAAGACGGTTATTTAGGTGTGCAACTAGCACTACAACTGAAACCTGATTTGGTGGTGATGGATATTGGCTTACCCCGACTCGATGGCATTGCTGCGACACAGCAAATTAAAGCAGCGCTACCAGAAACTCATGTAGTCATGCTGACATCTCATCAAACAGAAACGGAAATTATCGCCGCTCTATCTAGCGGTGCAGACGCATATTGCATCAAAGGTGCAAGTATAGAACGACTGTTGAGTGCGATCGCTGCCGCAGTTGATGGTGCAGCCTACCTCGATCCCCAAATTGCCCGGCGAGTAATAGACAATCTTAAACCACCCTCAATCATCAACAACACCGCCAACTTATCTGGACGCGAGTTAGAAGTGTTGAAACTGATAGTAGATGGATTGAGCAACCCAGAAATTGCCGCAAAACTCTATCTCAGTCCCAACACCGTGAAAACACACGTCCGGGGGATTATGAACAAACTTGCAGTTGACGATCGCGTCAAAGCAGCAGTTGTCGCCCTCCGTTCCGGATTAGTTTGA
- the era gene encoding GTPase Era, whose protein sequence is MTSIDNYNFSFSGEVTIPQAPPEFKSGFIGIIGRPNVGKSTLMNHIVGQKIAITSPVAQTTRNRLRGILTTPEAQLIFVDTPGIHKPHHQLGEVLVKNAKIAIESVDVLLFVVDGTVACGSGDRYVAELLCRSETSVILGINKIDEQPTVTEFIDDSYAQLASTHHWQTVKFSAKTGDGLPQLQELLIKDLERGPMYYPPDLVTDQPERFIMGELIREQILLLTREEVPHSVAIAIDKVEETPSITRVLATINVERDSQKGILIGKGGAMLKAIGSEAREQIQKLIAGKVYLELFVKVQPKWRQSRMTLAELGYRVEE, encoded by the coding sequence GTGACTAGTATTGATAATTACAACTTCTCTTTTTCAGGAGAAGTCACAATTCCCCAGGCTCCTCCTGAATTTAAATCGGGTTTTATCGGCATTATTGGTCGCCCTAATGTCGGTAAATCTACTTTGATGAATCACATAGTCGGGCAAAAAATCGCCATTACATCACCAGTAGCCCAAACTACACGTAATCGCTTACGCGGGATTTTAACCACACCAGAGGCGCAACTAATTTTTGTCGATACCCCAGGAATTCATAAACCCCATCATCAATTAGGGGAAGTGCTGGTAAAAAATGCCAAGATTGCGATTGAGTCAGTAGATGTGTTGCTGTTCGTTGTCGATGGTACGGTGGCTTGTGGTTCTGGCGATCGCTATGTTGCCGAATTGCTGTGTCGCAGCGAAACGTCGGTGATTTTGGGGATCAATAAAATCGACGAACAACCGACAGTTACCGAGTTTATCGATGATAGTTACGCTCAGTTAGCCTCCACCCATCACTGGCAAACTGTGAAATTTTCTGCTAAGACTGGCGATGGATTACCGCAGCTGCAAGAGTTGTTAATTAAAGATTTAGAACGCGGGCCGATGTACTACCCGCCGGATTTAGTCACTGATCAGCCAGAACGTTTTATTATGGGTGAGTTGATTCGCGAACAGATTTTGCTGCTGACGCGAGAAGAAGTACCCCATTCAGTAGCGATCGCCATTGACAAAGTCGAAGAAACCCCCAGCATTACCCGTGTACTGGCTACGATCAATGTCGAGCGGGATTCCCAAAAAGGCATTCTCATTGGCAAAGGTGGTGCAATGCTTAAAGCCATTGGTAGTGAAGCTCGCGAACAAATCCAAAAGCTGATCGCAGGTAAAGTCTACCTAGAACTATTTGTCAAAGTTCAACCAAAATGGCGTCAGTCACGGATGACTTTAGCAGAATTGGGATATCGGGTAGAAGAGTAA
- a CDS encoding succinylglutamate desuccinylase/aspartoacylase family protein yields MIPNIETIFLRQMASGDRLSLQVYQFKGANPGKKVYIQSNLHGAEIAGNAVIHQLIEFLLSLNVTDLAGQIWLVPVCNPMGVNARAHHFSPGRYCAYESKDWNRIFWDYEKEADDLAAFTQLDCDLEVVRQNYLTAIKDKFAKILEETNSPGGIPYTEQFRNKLQSLSLDADYLIDIHSATNQGLDYLYYCQNRADSANYFLLDFGILLDKYDGDAFDEAFIKPWLALEAEFQKLGRNIKFDLEAWTLELGAGMQMNPNSVAKGVRGIKNYLAHKGVLQIPGFPLEETRSHQMYFAASSKRTRYYAIAGGMIQSRIALGSAVKTGERLYQILSFNKEGQLPTVIDVCAQQDGLVYDVSTNQAVNEGEFVLGII; encoded by the coding sequence ATGATTCCCAATATTGAAACGATTTTTTTACGACAAATGGCTTCAGGAGATCGCCTTTCTCTGCAAGTTTATCAATTTAAAGGCGCAAATCCTGGTAAAAAAGTTTACATTCAATCTAACCTGCACGGTGCAGAAATTGCTGGCAATGCCGTTATTCACCAACTAATCGAATTTTTGCTCTCACTAAATGTTACAGATTTAGCAGGGCAAATCTGGCTGGTTCCTGTTTGTAATCCAATGGGAGTAAATGCGCGTGCACACCATTTTTCTCCTGGTAGGTACTGTGCTTACGAATCCAAAGACTGGAATCGCATCTTTTGGGACTACGAAAAAGAAGCTGATGATTTAGCAGCTTTTACTCAACTTGATTGTGATCTAGAGGTCGTCCGACAAAATTATCTCACTGCAATTAAAGATAAATTTGCCAAAATTTTAGAAGAAACTAACTCCCCCGGTGGTATACCCTACACTGAGCAGTTTCGGAACAAACTCCAATCTCTCAGCTTAGATGCAGACTACCTAATTGACATACACAGTGCTACAAATCAAGGGTTAGACTACCTTTATTACTGCCAAAATCGAGCAGACAGCGCTAATTATTTCCTGCTGGATTTTGGCATATTACTGGATAAATATGATGGGGATGCTTTTGATGAGGCTTTTATCAAGCCTTGGTTAGCACTGGAAGCTGAGTTTCAAAAGCTGGGCAGAAATATCAAATTTGATCTAGAAGCTTGGACTCTGGAACTGGGTGCAGGAATGCAGATGAACCCTAATTCAGTCGCTAAAGGTGTGCGGGGGATAAAAAACTATTTAGCGCACAAAGGTGTGTTGCAAATCCCTGGCTTTCCTTTAGAGGAAACCAGATCGCATCAAATGTATTTTGCGGCCAGTAGCAAAAGAACAAGATACTATGCGATCGCAGGTGGCATGATTCAATCGAGAATTGCCTTGGGGAGTGCCGTAAAAACAGGCGAAAGACTGTATCAAATTCTCAGTTTTAATAAAGAAGGTCAATTACCCACTGTGATTGATGTCTGCGCTCAACAAGATGGATTAGTCTATGATGTCTCAACTAATCAGGCTGTAAATGAAGGCGAATTTGTACTAGGGATTATTTAG
- a CDS encoding histidine phosphatase family protein yields the protein MSLTLYFLRHGQTEFSRNNAYCGAIDSELTPEGLEMAQAFAAAYSSTPWKAVFCSPMKRTLATAKPLCAATGMQPELRDGLKEINYGQWEGKTPEEINREYHDDYIRWSADPAWNAPTGGEMAVTIAGRAMQVIEEIRQLYHSGNVLIVAHKATIRIILCSLLGIDVGRFRYRWGCPVSSLSIVEFTSHGPLLQVLADRTHLGDRLRNLPGS from the coding sequence GTGAGCCTAACTCTTTATTTCCTGCGTCACGGACAAACAGAATTCAGTCGCAATAATGCCTATTGCGGTGCGATCGACTCAGAACTTACCCCCGAAGGCTTGGAGATGGCACAGGCTTTTGCCGCTGCCTACAGTTCTACCCCTTGGAAGGCGGTTTTTTGCTCCCCCATGAAGCGAACTTTAGCCACAGCCAAACCCTTGTGTGCCGCAACTGGGATGCAACCAGAACTGCGAGATGGTTTGAAAGAAATTAACTATGGCCAGTGGGAGGGAAAAACCCCAGAAGAAATCAACCGCGAATATCATGATGATTATATTCGTTGGTCAGCCGACCCGGCTTGGAATGCCCCAACAGGTGGGGAAATGGCAGTGACAATTGCCGGACGCGCTATGCAGGTAATTGAAGAAATTAGGCAACTTTATCACAGTGGTAATGTGTTAATTGTTGCCCATAAAGCAACTATCAGAATTATTCTCTGTAGTTTACTGGGAATTGATGTCGGACGCTTCCGCTATCGTTGGGGATGCCCGGTTAGCTCGTTAAGTATTGTAGAATTTACCTCTCATGGGCCACTGTTGCAGGTTTTGGCAGACCGGACTCATTTGGGCGATCGCTTGCGGAATTTACCGGGGAGTTAA